From a region of the Lentilactobacillus curieae genome:
- a CDS encoding YqeG family HAD IIIA-type phosphatase, with protein MISKFKPTWMFGDIYSISPEFLTANHIKYVLTDLDNTLIPWNQKDGDTRLSLWLKELNKFGIKVIVVSNNSHDRIEKAVADYDVEFISRALKPLTVGINRAMKRYSINPRNVVMVGDQLLTDIFSANNSGIKSALVKPLVSNDGWTTWFNRFVEKYVFKLLKKKYSDIHWQ; from the coding sequence ATGATTTCTAAATTCAAACCAACTTGGATGTTTGGGGATATTTATAGTATTTCTCCAGAATTTCTAACCGCCAACCACATAAAATATGTACTTACTGATCTTGATAACACGCTAATTCCTTGGAACCAAAAGGATGGCGACACAAGATTGTCGTTGTGGCTGAAAGAACTTAACAAGTTTGGAATTAAAGTGATTGTTGTGTCTAATAATAGCCATGACAGAATCGAAAAAGCGGTTGCTGATTATGATGTGGAATTTATTTCAAGAGCATTAAAACCCTTAACAGTAGGGATTAATCGCGCTATGAAACGTTATTCTATTAACCCACGAAATGTGGTCATGGTGGGCGATCAGTTGCTTACTGATATTTTTTCTGCTAATAATAGTGGAATTAAAAGCGCCCTGGTTAAGCCATTGGTCAGTAATGATGGCTGGACTACTTGGTTTAACCGTTTTGTTGAAAAATATGTATTTAAACTACTAAAGAAAAAGTATTCTGATATACACTGGCAATAG
- the yqeH gene encoding ribosome biogenesis GTPase YqeH, whose product MAENEIIVAGEVVHCIGCGAAIQTVDKAKPGYTPESALNKGLESGEVYCQRCFRLRHYNEIVPVGLTDDDFLKLLSSISATDSLIVYVVDVFDVNGSLIPGLHRLVGDNPVLLVGNKVDILPASFKHKKVADWLRQRANAAGLRPIGVQLVSGKTNADVDSLLKQIEKYRDGKDVYVVGVTNVGKSTLINQIISQSTGVKDLITTSRFPGTTLDKIEIPLEDGQTLVDTPGIIQPEQMAHLLSGSELKLVTPQKMIKPKGYQLNPEQTLFLGGLGRFDYVSGDKKHGFTVYAENSLYLHRTKLENADEFYAGHVGGLLTPPESDNADKFGKLVPHEFKTTEKSDIVIEGLGWITVPAGVVVRGWAPKQVAVLIRPAMI is encoded by the coding sequence ATGGCTGAAAATGAAATTATAGTTGCTGGAGAAGTGGTTCACTGTATAGGTTGTGGTGCCGCAATTCAAACAGTGGATAAAGCTAAACCTGGGTATACCCCGGAGTCGGCACTTAACAAAGGTCTAGAATCTGGTGAGGTATATTGTCAACGTTGCTTTAGGCTCCGTCATTATAACGAAATTGTCCCAGTTGGATTAACTGACGATGACTTTTTAAAGTTGTTGTCTAGTATTTCAGCCACTGACTCATTGATTGTCTATGTAGTAGATGTTTTTGACGTTAACGGCAGTTTAATTCCAGGATTACACCGATTAGTTGGAGATAACCCGGTACTACTTGTAGGAAATAAAGTGGACATTTTGCCAGCTTCATTTAAGCATAAAAAGGTTGCTGACTGGTTGCGTCAGCGCGCTAATGCCGCTGGTTTGAGACCGATTGGTGTTCAATTGGTTTCAGGAAAGACAAACGCTGATGTTGATAGTTTGCTAAAACAAATTGAAAAATATCGCGATGGCAAGGATGTTTACGTTGTTGGGGTTACTAACGTTGGTAAATCAACACTGATCAACCAAATTATTAGTCAATCCACTGGTGTTAAGGATTTGATCACGACCTCTAGGTTCCCAGGAACGACATTAGATAAGATTGAAATTCCTTTGGAAGACGGCCAGACATTGGTCGATACACCCGGAATCATCCAACCAGAACAGATGGCGCACTTATTATCAGGGTCGGAACTTAAACTAGTTACGCCACAAAAGATGATTAAGCCGAAGGGATACCAATTAAACCCAGAACAAACACTATTTCTGGGTGGCTTAGGTCGTTTTGATTACGTGTCTGGCGATAAAAAGCATGGATTTACAGTTTATGCGGAGAATAGTCTATATCTTCACAGGACAAAACTGGAAAATGCTGATGAGTTTTACGCTGGTCACGTAGGTGGCTTACTAACACCGCCGGAGTCCGACAATGCTGATAAATTTGGCAAGTTAGTTCCGCATGAATTTAAGACTACTGAAAAAAGTGACATTGTAATTGAAGGTTTAGGTTGGATTACTGTTCCTGCTGGTGTAGTTGTTCGTGGATGGGCACCAAAGCAAGTTGCTGTGTTGATTAGACCAGCAATGATTTAG
- a CDS encoding YhbY family RNA-binding protein — protein MELKGKQRRLLKSKANRMKPIFSVGKNGLSEVWLEEVTNAIEKRELMKINILQNADVSTDDVRNYIEKNSDIMAIQVIGRNLVLFKQAGDPDNRNVSVEVTSI, from the coding sequence ATGGAATTAAAAGGTAAACAAAGAAGATTATTAAAATCAAAAGCTAACAGGATGAAGCCAATTTTTTCGGTTGGGAAAAATGGTCTTTCGGAAGTGTGGCTCGAAGAAGTTACCAATGCAATTGAAAAGCGAGAATTGATGAAGATCAATATCTTACAAAATGCTGACGTATCAACTGATGATGTAAGAAATTATATTGAAAAGAACTCTGATATCATGGCTATTCAAGTAATTGGCCGAAACTTAGTTTTATTTAAACAAGCAGGCGATCCTGATAATCGTAATGTATCAGTGGAAGTAACATCAATCTAG
- the rplT gene encoding 50S ribosomal protein L20 yields the protein MPRVKGGTVTHARRKRVLKLAKGYRGVKHLLFKTAKDQVMKSQTYAFRDRRANKGNFRKIWIARINAASRINGLSYSQFMHGLKLANIDMNRKMLADLAVNDADAFKALTDEAKKALK from the coding sequence ATGCCACGAGTAAAAGGTGGAACAGTCACACATGCACGTCGTAAGCGTGTTTTAAAATTAGCTAAAGGTTACCGCGGTGTAAAGCATCTTCTTTTCAAGACTGCTAAAGACCAAGTAATGAAGTCACAAACCTACGCATTCCGCGACCGTCGCGCTAACAAGGGTAACTTCCGTAAAATCTGGATTGCCCGTATTAACGCTGCTTCAAGAATCAATGGTTTGAGCTACAGTCAATTTATGCACGGTTTGAAACTTGCTAACATTGATATGAACAGAAAGATGCTTGCTGATCTTGCAGTTAACGATGCAGATGCATTCAAAGCACTTACAGATGAAGCCAAGAAGGCTCTCAAGTAA
- the infC gene encoding translation initiation factor IF-3, whose translation MTIAKDMMVNDGIRAREVRLIGANGDQLGVKSKDEALKLAEDAELDLVLVAPKAKPPVAKILDYGKYRFELQKKERESRKKQKVISVKEVRLSPTIDVNDFNTKLKNAKKFLAKGEKVRVSIRFKGRAITHKDIGREVLDRMAKETADVANVEQKAKMDGRSMFLVLAPKDSDKK comes from the coding sequence ATTACCATAGCAAAAGATATGATGGTTAATGACGGAATTCGCGCTCGTGAGGTTCGACTTATCGGGGCCAATGGTGATCAACTTGGTGTTAAGTCTAAGGATGAAGCTTTAAAGCTTGCCGAAGACGCTGAGTTGGACTTAGTTTTGGTTGCTCCTAAAGCTAAGCCACCAGTAGCAAAGATTCTGGATTATGGGAAATATCGTTTCGAGCTTCAAAAGAAGGAACGCGAATCTCGTAAGAAACAAAAAGTCATCAGTGTTAAAGAAGTTCGCCTAAGTCCTACAATTGATGTTAACGACTTCAACACTAAGCTTAAGAACGCTAAGAAGTTCTTGGCTAAGGGTGAAAAGGTTCGAGTTTCAATTAGGTTTAAGGGTCGGGCAATTACTCACAAGGATATTGGTCGTGAGGTGCTTGATCGTATGGCGAAGGAAACTGCCGACGTTGCAAACGTTGAGCAAAAAGCCAAAATGGATGGTCGGAGCATGTTCTTAGTGCTTGCGCCAAAAGATTCGGATAAAAAATAG
- the yqeK gene encoding bis(5'-nucleosyl)-tetraphosphatase (symmetrical) YqeK: protein MQTKDIVYQGKYTQLTRLELVDRLKSALTESRFQHVLRVEQSAVDLAEQNNIDPERASIAGLVHDYAKQRPDEDFIEAIKLNQLDPNLLNYGNAIWHGVVGWLFVKDELGINDIEILNAVNYHTVGHETMTKLEQIVYMADYIEPNRNFPGVDEARKLTHQDLALGVAYQTKQTLEYLVKNNRPVFPQTVITYNSWVPGSGLE, encoded by the coding sequence ATGCAAACTAAAGACATTGTTTATCAGGGAAAATATACGCAACTTACTCGTCTCGAACTTGTCGATCGCTTGAAGTCAGCCCTGACTGAATCGCGATTTCAACACGTTTTGCGAGTTGAGCAGAGTGCCGTAGACTTAGCGGAGCAAAATAATATTGATCCTGAACGGGCTAGTATCGCTGGTTTAGTTCACGATTATGCAAAGCAACGCCCAGATGAAGACTTTATTGAAGCCATTAAGTTAAACCAACTAGACCCAAACTTGCTAAATTACGGCAACGCAATTTGGCATGGGGTTGTTGGTTGGCTATTTGTTAAGGATGAATTGGGAATTAACGATATTGAAATTTTGAATGCTGTTAATTATCATACAGTTGGTCACGAGACAATGACCAAGTTAGAGCAAATTGTTTATATGGCGGATTACATTGAACCAAACCGAAACTTTCCTGGAGTAGACGAAGCCCGTAAGCTAACGCACCAAGATTTAGCATTAGGGGTGGCATACCAGACGAAGCAGACCTTAGAGTATTTAGTAAAGAACAATCGACCAGTATTTCCACAGACAGTGATTACCTATAATAGTTGGGTTCCTGGAAGTGGTTTGGAATAA
- a CDS encoding nucleotidyltransferase, protein MDTAVGIVAEYNPFHNGHQYLAAQARKMAHADTVIAIMSGNWVQRGEPAMFDKWHRAEAAIAAGVDLVVELPFFGAVQPSHIFSKNAVKIAQAVGCDALSFGAEHPDMDYDVLIANQPVRADAFKRFDRPYATIFQEYLRKKTGIVLKEPNDILGFGYANANHELGNPLKLYPVNRKGANHNDKCLEGSLNIGSASAIRNEIQRNNLAAIKDFVPKTTLEMVGKSFQYDWNQFWPFLRYELIESSIDRLHEIYQMTEGIEYRLKDSAKKAQSFSEFLNLVKTKRYTYARIQRLCVYVLVQCFEEDMLEEPSYIRPLAFNQQGRKHLNQIKHDVDWPIITKVTDEQIKNQLLLDYQSSMLLQTISNENQDIYRYPIIKN, encoded by the coding sequence GTGGACACTGCGGTTGGGATTGTTGCTGAATACAATCCGTTTCATAATGGACATCAATATTTAGCTGCTCAAGCTAGAAAAATGGCTCATGCAGACACAGTTATTGCCATTATGAGTGGTAACTGGGTCCAAAGAGGCGAACCTGCTATGTTTGATAAGTGGCATAGGGCTGAAGCTGCAATCGCCGCTGGCGTTGACTTAGTGGTGGAATTGCCATTTTTCGGCGCTGTTCAGCCATCCCATATTTTTTCGAAAAACGCCGTTAAAATTGCCCAAGCAGTCGGTTGTGACGCGCTATCGTTCGGTGCAGAACATCCCGACATGGATTATGATGTGTTGATTGCAAACCAACCGGTTAGGGCAGATGCCTTTAAGCGATTTGATCGACCTTATGCGACAATATTTCAGGAGTACCTTCGTAAAAAAACCGGGATAGTTTTGAAAGAACCCAATGACATTCTAGGATTTGGTTATGCAAATGCTAACCATGAGTTAGGGAACCCATTAAAGTTATATCCAGTTAATCGAAAGGGTGCTAATCACAATGATAAGTGCCTTGAAGGGTCGCTTAACATTGGTAGTGCTTCCGCAATTCGTAACGAAATTCAAAGGAATAATCTTGCGGCAATTAAAGATTTTGTCCCGAAGACAACCCTGGAGATGGTAGGCAAGTCGTTTCAGTATGACTGGAATCAATTTTGGCCATTCTTGAGGTACGAACTGATTGAAAGCTCAATTGATCGGCTTCATGAAATCTATCAGATGACTGAGGGCATTGAATATCGGCTTAAAGACTCAGCAAAAAAGGCGCAAAGTTTTTCGGAGTTTTTAAACCTAGTCAAAACTAAACGGTATACTTACGCTAGAATTCAGCGTTTGTGCGTTTATGTTCTTGTTCAGTGTTTTGAAGAGGATATGCTTGAAGAACCTAGCTACATTCGACCACTTGCGTTTAATCAGCAAGGAAGAAAGCATCTAAACCAAATAAAACATGATGTCGATTGGCCAATTATCACTAAAGTAACGGACGAACAAATCAAGAATCAGCTGTTACTTGACTATCAGTCGTCTATGTTGCTGCAAACAATAAGTAATGAAAATCAAGACATTTATCGATACCCCATCATAAAAAATTAA
- a CDS encoding DUF177 domain-containing protein has protein sequence MKMYFRELQKYPESAPFKFEETLDIKQELLDRYADQVIDADKFTITGTAFADQGDVIIDYYVTGKLIVPSSRSLVPVDLPMDFDVEEFYVPSKAAEARYPKDSIVFVLDEEAEVDLTGSVIDNVILNIPMQVLSESEIKTQDMPSGDGWEVMTADDFDKNKAELETVDPRLAKLKDLFDENDQGS, from the coding sequence ATGAAAATGTATTTTAGGGAACTTCAGAAGTACCCCGAAAGTGCACCTTTCAAGTTTGAGGAAACTCTTGATATAAAGCAAGAGCTTCTAGACAGATATGCTGATCAAGTAATTGATGCGGACAAGTTTACCATAACTGGAACAGCTTTTGCTGACCAGGGCGACGTGATTATTGATTATTACGTGACTGGTAAACTAATAGTGCCATCATCTAGATCATTAGTACCTGTTGATCTGCCTATGGATTTTGACGTTGAAGAGTTTTATGTGCCATCAAAGGCTGCAGAAGCCAGGTACCCCAAAGATTCGATTGTGTTTGTTCTTGATGAAGAAGCAGAAGTCGATTTGACGGGCTCAGTTATTGATAACGTCATACTTAACATTCCGATGCAAGTTCTATCGGAATCAGAAATCAAAACTCAGGATATGCCGAGTGGCGATGGCTGGGAAGTTATGACAGCCGATGATTTTGATAAGAACAAGGCAGAATTAGAAACTGTTGATCCACGTCTAGCTAAACTAAAGGATTTGTTCGACGAGAATGATCAAGGTAGTTAG
- the rsfS gene encoding ribosome silencing factor, with translation MNSKEIAQIAVRAADSKRAEDIVVLDMENVSLMADYFVIADANSNRQVKAIADEITSQASAADVEIYQVSGKESAKWILIDLGDVIVHVFQKDEREFYNLEKLWSEAPLVDTRDWIEA, from the coding sequence ATGAATAGTAAAGAAATTGCACAAATCGCGGTTAGAGCTGCTGACAGCAAACGGGCCGAAGATATTGTGGTGTTGGATATGGAAAATGTTAGTTTAATGGCAGATTACTTTGTGATTGCCGATGCTAACTCAAACAGACAAGTTAAGGCGATTGCCGATGAGATTACCTCACAAGCATCTGCTGCTGATGTGGAAATTTACCAAGTTTCCGGTAAGGAAAGTGCTAAGTGGATTCTGATTGATTTAGGAGACGTGATTGTTCATGTTTTCCAAAAGGACGAAAGAGAATTCTACAATTTAGAAAAATTGTGGTCAGAAGCACCACTAGTTGACACTCGGGACTGGATTGAGGCATGA
- the rpmI gene encoding 50S ribosomal protein L35, with translation MPKQKTNRAAAKRFKKTANGGFKSAAAYTSHRFHGKTKKQRRQLRGTHMMDSTNVKTYKKLLAH, from the coding sequence ATGCCTAAACAAAAAACAAACCGCGCTGCCGCAAAGCGTTTCAAAAAGACCGCTAACGGTGGTTTCAAGAGTGCAGCTGCTTACACTAGTCACCGTTTCCACGGTAAGACAAAGAAGCAACGTCGCCAACTTCGTGGCACTCACATGATGGACAGCACTAATGTGAAGACATACAAGAAGTTATTAGCACACTAA
- the adhP gene encoding alcohol dehydrogenase AdhP — translation MKAAVVRDSVDGYVDIKDVTLRPITNGEALVKVEYCGLCHTDLHVAAGDFGAVPGRIIGHEGVGRVIQVADDVTNLKIGDRVSIAWFFKGCGHCEYCNTGRETLCRNVKNAGFSVDGAMAEEVIVDANYAVKVPEELDPVEATSLTCAGVTMYKALKVGQTRPGQWVEVVGAGGLGNLAVQFAHNVFGAHVVAVDGNDKKLNAAKENGAEITINRHDPDVAEQIQNKVGGVHNAQITAVNTDAFTTSVNSLRPDGKLVAVALPKGDMALNIDKTVLDGIQVAGSLVGTRQDLAETFQFGAEGKVKPIVQTRKLEEVNDIIDEMKNNQIVGRMVIDFTK, via the coding sequence ATGAAAGCTGCAGTTGTACGCGATTCAGTTGACGGATATGTTGATATCAAGGATGTTACATTACGCCCCATTACTAATGGTGAAGCACTAGTTAAGGTTGAATATTGTGGTCTTTGTCACACAGATCTTCACGTTGCTGCTGGTGATTTTGGTGCAGTACCTGGCAGAATTATTGGTCACGAAGGTGTTGGTCGAGTAATTCAAGTTGCCGACGACGTTACTAACCTAAAGATTGGTGATCGGGTATCAATCGCATGGTTCTTTAAGGGTTGCGGTCACTGTGAGTACTGTAACACTGGTAGAGAAACACTTTGCCGTAATGTAAAGAACGCCGGTTTCAGTGTTGATGGTGCGATGGCTGAAGAAGTTATTGTTGATGCAAACTATGCGGTTAAGGTTCCAGAAGAACTTGACCCTGTTGAAGCAACTTCATTAACCTGTGCCGGTGTAACTATGTACAAAGCACTAAAGGTTGGCCAAACTCGCCCAGGGCAATGGGTCGAAGTTGTTGGGGCCGGTGGTCTTGGTAATTTAGCTGTTCAATTTGCACACAACGTCTTTGGTGCTCATGTAGTTGCCGTTGATGGTAATGATAAGAAACTTAACGCTGCCAAAGAAAATGGTGCTGAAATCACAATTAACCGTCATGATCCAGATGTTGCTGAACAAATCCAAAACAAAGTTGGTGGAGTTCACAACGCACAAATTACTGCTGTTAACACCGACGCATTTACTACATCAGTTAACTCACTCCGTCCAGATGGTAAGTTAGTTGCTGTTGCCCTACCAAAAGGTGACATGGCACTTAACATCGATAAAACAGTTCTTGATGGAATTCAAGTTGCTGGTTCTCTTGTTGGAACTCGTCAAGATCTTGCCGAAACTTTCCAATTTGGTGCAGAAGGTAAAGTTAAACCAATTGTCCAAACAAGAAAGCTTGAAGAAGTTAACGACATCATTGATGAAATGAAGAACAACCAAATCGTTGGTCGGATGGTTATTGACTTCACCAAATAA
- the thrS gene encoding threonine--tRNA ligase, whose amino-acid sequence MADLSFEFPDGSVKQFADAVVGEEIAKSISISLAKKAVAAKVDGKLHSVNEPLHKGGKLEIITKDSEEGLTVLRQTAAQILKMAINQDFTNVKIGESVADEDGFYVDTDKPDTQISVDELEGLSKTMKKIVSDNLEIKSVELSVADAKALAGEDPYQNSLIDKLAVDGQVLYNEIGDFKGIAEGAVLPKTGAVKIFKLLSVAGAYWEGKSSNPMLQRIYATAFNKQGELDEDLKKRQEAHDRDHRVIGNQLDLFFVDPKVGAGLPYWMPNGATIRRTIERYIIDREVANGYKHVYTPVLANLDLYKQSGHWDHYREDMFPPMDMGDGEMLELRPMNCPSHIQVYKHHIRSYRELPLRIAELGMMHRYEKSGALSGLQRVREMTLNDGHTFVTLDQIQEEFQKILKLMVSVYHDFDINDYTFRLSYRDPQNTEKYFDDDEMWNRAQSMLKNAMDELGLDYVEAEGEAAFYGPKLDVQTKTALGNEETLSTIQLDFMLPERFDLHYIGEDGKEHRPVMIHRGLVSTMERFTAYLTEIYKGAFPTWLAPQQVKIIPVSEQKHGKFAQEIGEKLRGFNIRADVEERPEKMGYLIRDAQTHKIPYTLVVGDEEMNSGSVSVRKYGEDDSKSESVDSFVDEIRHDIDTYSRNED is encoded by the coding sequence ATGGCAGATTTATCATTTGAATTTCCAGATGGCAGCGTAAAGCAATTTGCTGACGCAGTGGTTGGTGAAGAAATTGCAAAATCAATTTCAATTAGTCTTGCAAAGAAGGCAGTTGCCGCTAAAGTTGATGGCAAGCTTCACTCAGTAAATGAACCTTTACATAAGGGTGGTAAGCTTGAAATTATCACTAAGGACAGTGAAGAAGGATTAACTGTCTTAAGACAAACTGCAGCCCAGATCTTAAAGATGGCAATCAACCAAGATTTCACTAACGTTAAGATTGGTGAAAGTGTTGCTGACGAAGACGGTTTTTACGTTGATACTGACAAGCCTGACACTCAAATCAGTGTTGATGAACTTGAAGGTTTATCAAAGACAATGAAAAAAATTGTTTCAGACAATTTAGAAATCAAGTCAGTTGAGTTATCTGTTGCTGATGCTAAGGCATTAGCAGGTGAAGATCCATATCAAAATTCTTTGATTGATAAGTTAGCTGTCGATGGCCAAGTTCTCTACAACGAAATTGGCGATTTCAAGGGAATTGCCGAAGGTGCCGTTCTTCCTAAGACTGGTGCTGTTAAGATTTTCAAGTTACTTTCAGTAGCTGGTGCTTATTGGGAAGGTAAGTCATCTAACCCAATGCTTCAAAGAATTTATGCAACTGCATTTAACAAACAAGGTGAACTTGATGAAGATTTGAAGAAGCGTCAAGAAGCCCATGATCGTGATCACCGAGTTATCGGTAACCAGCTTGATTTATTCTTTGTTGACCCCAAGGTTGGTGCAGGTCTTCCTTACTGGATGCCAAACGGTGCAACAATTAGAAGAACAATCGAACGTTATATCATTGACCGTGAAGTTGCGAATGGTTATAAGCACGTTTATACCCCAGTTCTGGCTAACTTAGACTTATACAAACAATCAGGTCACTGGGATCACTACCGTGAAGATATGTTCCCACCAATGGACATGGGTGATGGTGAAATGCTTGAATTACGTCCAATGAACTGTCCATCGCATATTCAAGTTTACAAGCATCACATTCGTTCATACCGTGAATTACCACTTAGAATTGCTGAACTTGGTATGATGCACAGATACGAAAAATCAGGTGCGTTGTCAGGACTACAACGAGTTCGTGAAATGACTTTGAATGACGGTCATACATTTGTAACTCTTGACCAAATTCAAGAAGAATTCCAAAAAATTCTTAAGTTGATGGTTTCTGTATACCACGATTTCGATATTAATGACTACACATTCCGTTTGAGTTACCGTGATCCTCAAAACACTGAAAAGTACTTTGATGATGATGAGATGTGGAATCGTGCTCAAAGCATGTTAAAGAACGCCATGGATGAACTTGGATTGGATTATGTAGAAGCTGAAGGTGAAGCCGCATTCTACGGTCCTAAGTTGGATGTTCAAACGAAGACTGCACTTGGTAACGAAGAAACTCTATCAACAATCCAATTAGACTTCATGTTGCCAGAACGTTTTGACCTTCATTACATTGGAGAAGATGGTAAGGAACACCGTCCAGTTATGATTCACCGTGGCCTAGTTTCTACTATGGAAAGATTTACTGCTTACCTAACTGAAATTTACAAAGGTGCATTCCCAACTTGGTTAGCACCACAACAAGTTAAAATTATTCCTGTTAGTGAACAAAAGCATGGTAAGTTTGCTCAGGAAATTGGTGAAAAGCTTCGTGGGTTTAACATTAGAGCTGATGTTGAAGAAAGACCTGAAAAGATGGGTTACTTGATTCGTGATGCCCAAACTCATAAGATTCCATATACCTTGGTCGTTGGTGACGAAGAAATGAACTCTGGTTCAGTTTCAGTACGTAAGTATGGTGAGGATGATTCTAAGTCAGAATCAGTGGATAGTTTTGTTGATGAAATTAGACACGATATTGACACTTACTCTAGAAATGAAGATTAA
- a CDS encoding nicotinate-nucleotide adenylyltransferase, translated as MTKVASTVQTYAKTQLSTKNERKKIGLLGGTFNPLHNGHLIIAEQVIDQLGLDEIRFMPDYMPPHVDKKLAIDARDRVSMINGSIRDNPHFAIEMEEIARGGTSYSYDTMVALKRRNPNYEYYFIIGGDMVEYLPKWYKIDELAKLVTFVGVKRDGYKTTSKYPIIWVDVPFIDISSTLIRSKVRARHSIKYLVPSFVEKYIKENGLYAN; from the coding sequence ATGACAAAGGTTGCTAGTACAGTTCAAACTTATGCAAAAACTCAATTAAGCACCAAAAATGAGCGGAAAAAAATTGGCTTGTTAGGTGGGACATTTAACCCGCTCCATAATGGCCATTTGATTATTGCTGAACAGGTAATTGACCAGTTAGGGCTTGATGAAATCCGGTTTATGCCGGATTATATGCCCCCACATGTCGATAAAAAATTAGCTATTGATGCAAGAGATCGGGTATCAATGATTAATGGGTCGATAAGGGACAATCCCCACTTTGCAATTGAGATGGAGGAGATTGCCCGAGGTGGAACAAGCTATTCGTATGATACGATGGTCGCACTTAAGCGCCGTAATCCCAATTATGAATATTACTTTATTATTGGTGGTGACATGGTGGAGTATCTGCCAAAGTGGTACAAAATTGATGAGTTAGCTAAGCTAGTTACGTTTGTTGGAGTCAAACGAGATGGGTACAAAACCACCTCAAAATACCCAATTATTTGGGTTGACGTTCCGTTTATTGATATTTCATCAACATTGATCCGTTCTAAGGTTAGAGCAAGGCATTCCATTAAGTACTTGGTTCCTTCATTTGTTGAAAAATACATTAAGGAGAATGGTTTATATGCAAACTAA
- a CDS encoding class I SAM-dependent DNA methyltransferase yields the protein MIYEKFAKFYDELFDDDLYTDWGNYFAERVDKSASVMDLACGTGKLAIELIRQGYNVVGSDISEDMLKLASEHAQTANVNLPLVQMDMLAMDGLPNFDAISCFDDSLCYLTEDGQLEQAFSEVNAHLTAGGVFLFDVITPYQTDKVYPGYMFNDRTDDSAFMWSSYSTDDSEHAIEHDLVFFLYNEDKEAYEAYNEVHDERSFSLAEYQQKLNDAGFTAVKVTTNFGKEPYQENVKRWFFECKKG from the coding sequence ATGATTTACGAAAAATTCGCTAAATTTTATGACGAATTGTTTGATGATGACTTATACACGGACTGGGGCAATTACTTTGCCGAACGGGTTGATAAGTCAGCTAGCGTGATGGATTTAGCGTGTGGTACGGGTAAGCTTGCAATTGAACTTATTCGCCAAGGATATAACGTTGTTGGTTCTGATATCTCGGAAGACATGCTGAAGTTAGCAAGTGAGCACGCCCAGACAGCAAATGTTAACTTACCATTGGTTCAGATGGATATGCTGGCCATGGATGGCTTGCCAAATTTTGATGCAATATCGTGTTTCGATGATTCACTTTGCTATTTGACTGAAGATGGTCAGCTTGAACAGGCTTTTTCTGAAGTTAATGCTCATTTAACGGCTGGAGGAGTGTTCTTATTTGATGTAATCACTCCGTATCAGACTGATAAGGTTTATCCTGGTTACATGTTTAATGATCGAACTGACGACTCGGCATTTATGTGGTCATCATATTCAACTGATGACTCTGAGCATGCAATTGAGCATGACTTGGTATTCTTCTTATACAATGAAGATAAGGAAGCGTATGAGGCATATAACGAAGTTCACGATGAACGTTCATTTTCTCTTGCAGAATATCAACAAAAATTGAATGATGCAGGTTTTACTGCCGTGAAGGTTACAACTAATTTTGGTAAGGAACCATACCAAGAAAACGTTAAACGATGGTTCTTTGAATGTAAGAAGGGATAG
- the rpmF gene encoding 50S ribosomal protein L32, producing the protein MATPARRTSKTKKRMRRGHIKLQTPNLSFDPKTGEYRLPHRVSPSGYYNGRKVLDNK; encoded by the coding sequence ATGGCTACACCAGCACGTAGAACCTCTAAGACAAAGAAGCGCATGCGTCGTGGTCACATCAAGTTACAAACACCAAATCTTAGCTTTGATCCTAAGACTGGCGAGTACAGATTGCCACACCGTGTATCACCATCAGGCTACTACAATGGCCGTAAGGTTCTTGATAACAAGTAA